A part of Brassica napus cultivar Da-Ae unplaced genomic scaffold, Da-Ae ScsIHWf_2634;HRSCAF=3386, whole genome shotgun sequence genomic DNA contains:
- the LOC106369006 gene encoding ATPase 11, plasma membrane-type isoform X1, giving the protein MGDKEEVLEAVLKETVDLENVPIEEVFESLRCSREGLTTAAADERLALFGHNKLEEKKESKFLKFLGFMWNPLSWVMEAAAIMAIALANGGGKPPDWQDFVGIITLLVINSTISFIEENNAGNAAAALMARLAPKAKVLRDGRWGEQDAAILVPGDIISIKLGDIVPADARLLEGDPLKIDQSSLTGESLPVTKGPGDGVYSGSTCKQGELEAVVIATGVHTFFGKAAHLVDTTNQVGHFQQVLTAIGNFCICSIAVGMLIEIVVMYPIQHRAYRPGIDNLLVLLIGGIPIAMPTVLSVTMAIGSHRLSQQGAITKRMTAIEEMAGMDVLCSDKTGTLTLNKLTVDKNLIEVFTKGVDADAVVLMAAQASRLENQDAIDAAIVGMLADPKEARAGVREVHFLPFNPTDKRTALTYIDSDGKMHRVSKGAPEQILSLSHNKSEIERRVHAVIDKFAERGLRSLAVAYQEVPEGTKESSGGPWQFVGLMPLFDPPRHDSAETIRRALNLGVNVKMITGDQLAIGKETGRRLGMGTNMYPSSALLGQNKDESIGALPVDDLIEKADGFAGVFPEHKYEIVKRLQARKHICGMTGDGVNDAPALKKADIGIAVADATDAARSASDIVLTEPGLSVIISAVLTSRAIFQRMKNYTIYAVSITIRIVVSYHLNIFLFFSHFLLQVDVHMYATYLFQLGFMLLALIWKFDFPPFMVLIIAILNDGTIMTISKDRVKPSPLPDSWKLSEIFATGVVFGSYMAMMTVIFFWVAYKTDFFPRTFGVSTLEKTAHDDFRKLASAIYLQVSIISQALIFVTRSRSWSYVERPGMLLVIAFILAQLVATLIAVYANWSFAAIEGIGWGWAGVIWLYNIVFYIPLDIIKFLIRYALSGRAWDLVIEQRIAFTRKKDFGKEQRELQWAHAQRTLHGLQAPDAKMFPERTHFNELSQMAEEAKRRAEIARLRELHTLKGHVESVVRLKGLDIETIQQSYTV; this is encoded by the exons ATGGGAGACAAGGAAGAGGTCCTTGAGGCTGTTCTGAAAGAAACTGTGGATCTG gaaAATGTGCCAATTGAAGAAGTTTTTGAGAGTCTGAGATGTAGCAGAGAAGGTCTCACTACAGCTGCTGCTGATGAGAGGCTTGCCCTCTTTGGTCACAACAAGCTTGAAGAGAAAAAG gaAAGCAAATTTCTGAAGTTTCTAGGATTCATGTGGAACCCTCTCTCATGGGTGATGGAAGCTGCTGCCATTATGGCTATTGCACTTGCTAATGGAGGA GGGAAGCCTCCTGACTGGCAAGACTTTGTTGGTATCATCACTCTGCTTGTGATAAACTCCACCATCAGTTTCATTGAGGAGAACAACGCTGGTAATGCCGCTGCTGCTCTCATGGCACGTCTTGCTCCCAAAGCAAAG gtactgagagaTGGAAGGTGGGGTGAGCAGGATGCTGCAATTCTTGTCCCTGGAGACATCATCAGCATCAAGCTTGGTGACATTGTTCCTGCTGATGCTCGCCTTCTTGAGGGAGACCCTCTTAAGATAGATCAG TCTTCTCTTACTGGTGAATCTCTCCCAGTAACCAAAGGTCCAGGGGATGGTGTGTACTCAGGCTCCACATGCAAACAAGGAGAGCTTGAAGCAGTTGTGATTGCAACTGGAGTCCACACCTTCTTTGGAAAAGCTGCTCATCTTGTTGATACAACCAACCAAGTTGGCCATTTTCAACAG GTCTTAACTGCCATTGGGAACTTCTGCATCTGCTCCATTGCAGTGGGGATGTTAATTGAGATTGTTGTTATGTATCCCATTCAACACCGAGCATACCGCCCTGGGATTGATAaccttcttgttcttctcattGGTGGTATCCCAATCGCCATGCCAACGGTTCTGTCTGTGACCATGGCTATTGGCTCTCATAGATTGTCTCAGCAGGGAGCAATCACCAAGAGGATGACAGCTATTGAGGAAATGGCTGGCATGGATGTGCTTTGCAGTGACAAGACCGGGACATTAACACTGAATAAACTCACTGTTGACAAGAATCTCATAGAG GTTTTCACAAAGGGTGTGGATGCGGATGCTGTTGTCCTAATGGCAGCTCAAGCGTCTAGACTTGAGAACCAAGATGCAATAGATGCTGCTATTGTTGGGATGCTTGCAGACCCTAAAGAGGCAAGAGCTGGTGTTAGAGAGGTTCACTTTCTTCCATTCAACCCCACTGATAAGAGGACGGCTCTGACTTATATTGACAGTGATGGTAAAATGCATAGAGTCAGCAAAGGTGCACCTGAGCAA ATTCTAAGTCTTTCCCACAATAAGTCAGAGATTGAGAGGAGAGTTCATGCTGTAATAGACAAGTTCGCTGAACGGGGTCTGAGGTCTCTTGCCGTGGCATACCAG GAAGTTCCTGAAGGGACAAAGGAAAGTTCTGGAGGCCCTTGGCAATTTGTGGGCCTCATGCCTCTCTTTGACCCACCTAGGCATGACAGTGCAGAGACAATCAGAAGAGCCTTAAACCTTGGTGTGAATGTCAAAATGATCACAG GTGATCAGTTAGCTATAGGAAAAGAAACAGGACGCCGTTTAGGGATGGGAACCAACATGTACCCTTCATCTGCTTTGCTTGGACAAAACAAGGATGAGTCTATAGGTGCTTTACCTGTTGATGATCTCATAGAAAAAGCTGATGGCTTCGCTGGCGTCTTCCCTG AGCATAAGTATGAGATAGTGAAGAGATTGCAAGCAAGGAAGCATATATGTGGAATGACTGGTGATGGAGTAAACGATGCTCCTGCTCTTAAAAAGGCTGACATTGGCATTGCAGTTGCTGATGCAACTGACGCAGCTCGTAGTGCTTCGGATATTGTTTTGACTGAGCCTGGTCTCAGTGTTATCATCAGTGCTGTCTTGACCAGCCGAGCTATCTTCCAGAGAATGAAAAACTATACT ATCTATGCTGTTTCCATCACAATCCGTATTGTTGTAAGTTaccatttgaatatttttttgtttttttcccaCTTTCTATTACAAGTTGATGTTCATATGTATGCTACTTACTTGTTTCAGCTTGGCTTCATGCTGCTGGCTCTCATATGGAAGTTTGACTTCCCTCCCTTCATGGTTCTTATCATAGCAATCCTTAACGATG GAACTATTATGACAATATCAAAGGATAGGGTGAAACCTTCCCCTCTTCCAGATAGCTGGAAACTGTCTGAGATTTTTGCAACTGGTGTTGTGTTTGGGAGCTACATGGCAATGATGACAGTTATATTCTTCTGGGTTGCATATAAAACCGACTTCTTCCCG CGAACGTTTGGAGTTTCAACCTTGGAGAAAACAGCACATGATGATTTCAGGAAGCTTGCCTCAGCCATATACCTACAAGTCAGCATTATAAGTCAGGCGCTTATCTTTGTGACCCGGTCAAGGAGCTGGTCCTATGTGGAACGTCCTGGGATGTTGCTTGTGATAGCTTTTATCCTCGCACAATTG GTGGCTACTCTAATTGCAGTCTATGCAAATTGGAGCTTTGCTGCTATTGAAGGGATAGGGTGGGGATGGGCTGGAGTCATTTGGCTTTACAACATTGTCTTCTACATTCCTCTTGACATCATCAAGTTCTTGATTCGGTATGCACTTAGTGGCAGAGCTTGGGATCTTGTTATTGAACAAAGG ATTGCATTCACTAGGAAGAAAGACTTTGGGAAGGAGCAAAGGGAGTTACAATGGGCACATGCGCAGAGGACGCTGCATGGCCTGCAAGCACCAGATGCTAAGATGTTCCCAGAACGAACCCATTTCAACGAGCTTTCTCAaatggctgaagaagctaagagaAGAGCAGAGATCGCTAG GTTGAGGGAGCTTCACACACTCAAGGGTCACGTTGAATCTGTGGTGAGACTTAAAGGTCTTGACATTGAAACCATTCAACAGTCCTACACAGTCTGA
- the LOC106369006 gene encoding ATPase 11, plasma membrane-type isoform X2, giving the protein MGDKEEVLEAVLKETVDLENVPIEEVFESLRCSREGLTTAAADERLALFGHNKLEEKKESKFLKFLGFMWNPLSWVMEAAAIMAIALANGGGKPPDWQDFVGIITLLVINSTISFIEENNAGNAAAALMARLAPKAKVLRDGRWGEQDAAILVPGDIISIKLGDIVPADARLLEGDPLKIDQSSLTGESLPVTKGPGDGVYSGSTCKQGELEAVVIATGVHTFFGKAAHLVDTTNQVGHFQQVLTAIGNFCICSIAVGMLIEIVVMYPIQHRAYRPGIDNLLVLLIGGIPIAMPTVLSVTMAIGSHRLSQQGAITKRMTAIEEMAGMDVLCSDKTGTLTLNKLTVDKNLIEVFTKGVDADAVVLMAAQASRLENQDAIDAAIVGMLADPKEARAGVREVHFLPFNPTDKRTALTYIDSDGKMHRVSKGAPEQILSLSHNKSEIERRVHAVIDKFAERGLRSLAVAYQEVPEGTKESSGGPWQFVGLMPLFDPPRHDSAETIRRALNLGVNVKMITGDQLAIGKETGRRLGMGTNMYPSSALLGQNKDESIGALPVDDLIEKADGFAGVFPEHKYEIVKRLQARKHICGMTGDGVNDAPALKKADIGIAVADATDAARSASDIVLTEPGLSVIISAVLTSRAIFQRMKNYTIYAVSITIRIVLGFMLLALIWKFDFPPFMVLIIAILNDGTIMTISKDRVKPSPLPDSWKLSEIFATGVVFGSYMAMMTVIFFWVAYKTDFFPRTFGVSTLEKTAHDDFRKLASAIYLQVSIISQALIFVTRSRSWSYVERPGMLLVIAFILAQLVATLIAVYANWSFAAIEGIGWGWAGVIWLYNIVFYIPLDIIKFLIRYALSGRAWDLVIEQRIAFTRKKDFGKEQRELQWAHAQRTLHGLQAPDAKMFPERTHFNELSQMAEEAKRRAEIARLRELHTLKGHVESVVRLKGLDIETIQQSYTV; this is encoded by the exons ATGGGAGACAAGGAAGAGGTCCTTGAGGCTGTTCTGAAAGAAACTGTGGATCTG gaaAATGTGCCAATTGAAGAAGTTTTTGAGAGTCTGAGATGTAGCAGAGAAGGTCTCACTACAGCTGCTGCTGATGAGAGGCTTGCCCTCTTTGGTCACAACAAGCTTGAAGAGAAAAAG gaAAGCAAATTTCTGAAGTTTCTAGGATTCATGTGGAACCCTCTCTCATGGGTGATGGAAGCTGCTGCCATTATGGCTATTGCACTTGCTAATGGAGGA GGGAAGCCTCCTGACTGGCAAGACTTTGTTGGTATCATCACTCTGCTTGTGATAAACTCCACCATCAGTTTCATTGAGGAGAACAACGCTGGTAATGCCGCTGCTGCTCTCATGGCACGTCTTGCTCCCAAAGCAAAG gtactgagagaTGGAAGGTGGGGTGAGCAGGATGCTGCAATTCTTGTCCCTGGAGACATCATCAGCATCAAGCTTGGTGACATTGTTCCTGCTGATGCTCGCCTTCTTGAGGGAGACCCTCTTAAGATAGATCAG TCTTCTCTTACTGGTGAATCTCTCCCAGTAACCAAAGGTCCAGGGGATGGTGTGTACTCAGGCTCCACATGCAAACAAGGAGAGCTTGAAGCAGTTGTGATTGCAACTGGAGTCCACACCTTCTTTGGAAAAGCTGCTCATCTTGTTGATACAACCAACCAAGTTGGCCATTTTCAACAG GTCTTAACTGCCATTGGGAACTTCTGCATCTGCTCCATTGCAGTGGGGATGTTAATTGAGATTGTTGTTATGTATCCCATTCAACACCGAGCATACCGCCCTGGGATTGATAaccttcttgttcttctcattGGTGGTATCCCAATCGCCATGCCAACGGTTCTGTCTGTGACCATGGCTATTGGCTCTCATAGATTGTCTCAGCAGGGAGCAATCACCAAGAGGATGACAGCTATTGAGGAAATGGCTGGCATGGATGTGCTTTGCAGTGACAAGACCGGGACATTAACACTGAATAAACTCACTGTTGACAAGAATCTCATAGAG GTTTTCACAAAGGGTGTGGATGCGGATGCTGTTGTCCTAATGGCAGCTCAAGCGTCTAGACTTGAGAACCAAGATGCAATAGATGCTGCTATTGTTGGGATGCTTGCAGACCCTAAAGAGGCAAGAGCTGGTGTTAGAGAGGTTCACTTTCTTCCATTCAACCCCACTGATAAGAGGACGGCTCTGACTTATATTGACAGTGATGGTAAAATGCATAGAGTCAGCAAAGGTGCACCTGAGCAA ATTCTAAGTCTTTCCCACAATAAGTCAGAGATTGAGAGGAGAGTTCATGCTGTAATAGACAAGTTCGCTGAACGGGGTCTGAGGTCTCTTGCCGTGGCATACCAG GAAGTTCCTGAAGGGACAAAGGAAAGTTCTGGAGGCCCTTGGCAATTTGTGGGCCTCATGCCTCTCTTTGACCCACCTAGGCATGACAGTGCAGAGACAATCAGAAGAGCCTTAAACCTTGGTGTGAATGTCAAAATGATCACAG GTGATCAGTTAGCTATAGGAAAAGAAACAGGACGCCGTTTAGGGATGGGAACCAACATGTACCCTTCATCTGCTTTGCTTGGACAAAACAAGGATGAGTCTATAGGTGCTTTACCTGTTGATGATCTCATAGAAAAAGCTGATGGCTTCGCTGGCGTCTTCCCTG AGCATAAGTATGAGATAGTGAAGAGATTGCAAGCAAGGAAGCATATATGTGGAATGACTGGTGATGGAGTAAACGATGCTCCTGCTCTTAAAAAGGCTGACATTGGCATTGCAGTTGCTGATGCAACTGACGCAGCTCGTAGTGCTTCGGATATTGTTTTGACTGAGCCTGGTCTCAGTGTTATCATCAGTGCTGTCTTGACCAGCCGAGCTATCTTCCAGAGAATGAAAAACTATACT ATCTATGCTGTTTCCATCACAATCCGTATTGTT CTTGGCTTCATGCTGCTGGCTCTCATATGGAAGTTTGACTTCCCTCCCTTCATGGTTCTTATCATAGCAATCCTTAACGATG GAACTATTATGACAATATCAAAGGATAGGGTGAAACCTTCCCCTCTTCCAGATAGCTGGAAACTGTCTGAGATTTTTGCAACTGGTGTTGTGTTTGGGAGCTACATGGCAATGATGACAGTTATATTCTTCTGGGTTGCATATAAAACCGACTTCTTCCCG CGAACGTTTGGAGTTTCAACCTTGGAGAAAACAGCACATGATGATTTCAGGAAGCTTGCCTCAGCCATATACCTACAAGTCAGCATTATAAGTCAGGCGCTTATCTTTGTGACCCGGTCAAGGAGCTGGTCCTATGTGGAACGTCCTGGGATGTTGCTTGTGATAGCTTTTATCCTCGCACAATTG GTGGCTACTCTAATTGCAGTCTATGCAAATTGGAGCTTTGCTGCTATTGAAGGGATAGGGTGGGGATGGGCTGGAGTCATTTGGCTTTACAACATTGTCTTCTACATTCCTCTTGACATCATCAAGTTCTTGATTCGGTATGCACTTAGTGGCAGAGCTTGGGATCTTGTTATTGAACAAAGG ATTGCATTCACTAGGAAGAAAGACTTTGGGAAGGAGCAAAGGGAGTTACAATGGGCACATGCGCAGAGGACGCTGCATGGCCTGCAAGCACCAGATGCTAAGATGTTCCCAGAACGAACCCATTTCAACGAGCTTTCTCAaatggctgaagaagctaagagaAGAGCAGAGATCGCTAG GTTGAGGGAGCTTCACACACTCAAGGGTCACGTTGAATCTGTGGTGAGACTTAAAGGTCTTGACATTGAAACCATTCAACAGTCCTACACAGTCTGA